Proteins from a single region of Argiope bruennichi chromosome 6, qqArgBrue1.1, whole genome shotgun sequence:
- the LOC129972981 gene encoding dermonecrotic toxin LgSicTox-alphaIC1-like, protein MNLSEFFMCTVLFFFLRPRCISCDKQRPFYNIGHMVNSIEEIEEFLRKGSNVLETDIQFFPNGSVKEIYHGSPCDCGRHCEGKANLRDYLKHLRNITDPNTPGNYYEQLLMHFFDLKLDTSNDKKESGRDIARHVLNYLWSDNGDRKQEMRVLIYFDNIKDKDVVLGFRNEFKRQGQTSRLKDVGFDGGSGSISDIEKTFGDLKIENVWIGDGSSNCFSFIRPDARLKKETAVRDSRHGFINKVYKWTIDLHYLMRETLNLEVDGMITNDPDRLLEIIKEPEFEKSLRLATVDDNPFEKYIDE, encoded by the exons ATGAATCTTTCAGAATTCTTTATGTGTACagtattgtttttctttttgcgCCCAAGATGCATTTCCTGTGACAAACAACGTCCTTTTTACAATATAGGACACATGGTAAACAGCATTGAAGAAATTGAAGAATTCTTGAGAAAAGGATCAAACGTTTTAGAGACAGACATTCAGTTTTTTCCCAATGGTTCGGTAAAAGAAATCTATCACGGAAGCCCTTGCGACTGCGGAAGACATTGTGAAGGCAAAGCTAACCTCAGAGATTATTTGAAACATCTCAGAAACATCACCGACCCAAACACACCGGGTAATTATTACGAACAGCTACTGATGCATTTCTTCGATCTGAAATTGGATACATCAAATGATAAAAAGGAATCCGGACGCGACATTGCTCGACACGTACTGAATTACTTATGGAGCGATAATGGAGACAGGAAACAAGAG atgagAGTGCTGATTTACTTTGACAATATTAAAGACAAAGATGTTGTTCTCGGGTTCAGAAACGAATTCAAACGCCAAGGACAAACGTCTCGCCTAAAAGACGTTGGATTTGATGGAGGCAGCGGAAGCATTTCGGACATCGAAAAGACTTTTGgcgatttaaaaatagaaaatgtttggATCGGTGATGGGAGTTCtaactgtttttcttttatcaGGCCAGACGCCCGATTGAAAAAAGAAACAGCTGTCAGGGATTCTAGACACGGCTTCAtcaataaagtttataaatggaCCATCGACTTGCATTACTTGATGAGGGAAACTTTAAATCTTGAAGTGGATGGAATGATCACAAATGACCCTGACAGACTTctggaaataataaaagaacCCGAATTCGAAAAGTCCCTTCGATTGGCTACTGTGGACGATAATCCATTTGAGAAGTACATTGACGAATGA